One genomic segment of bacterium includes these proteins:
- a CDS encoding putative zinc-binding protein, translating to MDVKEKKWNLLPGCHKDAEGLDIIFACDGAASVGQVANYVAIDLTNRNIGARMCCTAAVGAGSETHINIAKRAKRVIVINGCASKCVSKIFEKLGIKIDFEFVIQDMGVKKIPTLDIDDEEARRIADEIAEKVGYGERAN from the coding sequence ATGGATGTAAAAGAAAAGAAATGGAATCTCTTACCAGGATGTCACAAAGATGCTGAAGGCCTCGATATAATCTTTGCTTGCGATGGGGCGGCCAGTGTGGGCCAGGTTGCGAACTATGTTGCAATTGACCTTACAAATAGAAACATTGGAGCGAGAATGTGTTGCACTGCAGCGGTAGGTGCTGGGTCTGAGACACATATCAATATTGCAAAACGTGCGAAACGGGTTATTGTTATCAATGGATGTGCTTCGAAATGTGTTTCAAAGATTTTTGAGAAACTTGGAATAAAAATAGATTTTGAATTCGTGATTCAGGATATGGGTGTGAAAAAGATACCGACTCTGGATATTGATGATGAGGAAGCGAGAAGGATTGCAGATGAAATTGCAGAAAAAGTAGGATACGGGGAAAGGGCGAATTAA
- a CDS encoding thioredoxin family protein: MKQILILGSGCPKCKALEKVFRDAVAQLGDHLEVVHVYDPKEFAKYGVMITPAAVIDGKVVVAGRVPGLSEAMEILKANIG, translated from the coding sequence ATGAAGCAGATATTAATACTTGGCTCGGGATGCCCAAAGTGTAAGGCTCTTGAAAAGGTTTTCAGAGATGCAGTGGCCCAGCTTGGTGATCATCTGGAGGTAGTTCATGTTTACGATCCCAAGGAGTTTGCTAAATATGGTGTGATGATAACTCCGGCTGCCGTTATTGATGGTAAAGTAGTCGTAGCAGGAAGAGTTCCCGGGTTGTCAGAGGCAATGGAGATTCTTAAGGCAAATATTGGATAG
- the glnA gene encoding type I glutamate--ammonia ligase: MEVKTIQNLIEMGEIRVVDLWFQCILGKLRHVSIEPSYFLKGFNKGIGIDGSSVPGYAEVHNSDMRLLPDLESAFIDPVREGVLVVYSDLYYSDTHEPYPVYPRNVLRKALELVRKLDVAEEVYILPEFEFYVFQEVDFDETGYYIEFVEGKRLKSSYHIAEPYDAFFELRTEIVQFLKKAGINVKYHHHEVGGYGQNEVELAFGNALKVCDQIETAKFVIKSVAEKYGFKATFMPKPLFNEPGNGFHFHIYLARKGESIFYGNERNLGLSNTALYFIGGLLRHARALSAFVNPSTNSYKRLYSGFEAPVAITYALANRTAAVRIPGYAKGKDVDIEYRPPDATMNTYLGIAAIILAGLDGIRNKLDPGEPFEGKVDMESVKSGRVQLLPSNLKEALDALKEDHQFLTVDGVFTEDLITKWVDLKMEEYNRINLLPHPQEYVDHF; the protein is encoded by the coding sequence ATGGAAGTAAAAACAATCCAGAATTTAATTGAGATGGGTGAGATCAGAGTCGTTGATCTCTGGTTTCAATGCATTCTCGGAAAGTTAAGACATGTCAGTATTGAGCCTTCATACTTTTTGAAGGGGTTTAATAAGGGCATAGGGATTGATGGATCGAGTGTGCCTGGATATGCAGAAGTCCATAATTCAGATATGAGGTTGCTACCTGATCTTGAAAGTGCCTTTATCGACCCAGTGAGGGAAGGAGTTCTTGTAGTCTATTCAGATCTTTATTATTCCGACACCCATGAACCATATCCCGTTTACCCGAGAAATGTACTTCGCAAAGCACTTGAACTTGTAAGGAAACTTGATGTAGCGGAAGAGGTTTATATTCTTCCAGAGTTTGAATTCTATGTATTTCAGGAAGTAGATTTTGATGAAACGGGTTATTATATTGAATTTGTGGAAGGGAAAAGATTGAAATCAAGCTACCATATTGCGGAACCTTACGACGCATTTTTTGAACTCCGGACCGAAATAGTGCAATTCCTTAAGAAAGCTGGAATTAATGTAAAATACCACCATCATGAGGTGGGAGGGTACGGTCAAAACGAGGTTGAACTGGCATTTGGTAATGCACTCAAGGTATGTGATCAGATCGAAACAGCCAAATTTGTCATTAAAAGTGTAGCCGAAAAGTATGGTTTTAAGGCCACATTTATGCCTAAGCCCCTTTTCAATGAGCCAGGAAATGGGTTTCATTTTCATATCTACTTAGCTAGAAAGGGGGAATCTATTTTCTATGGAAATGAAAGAAACCTTGGCCTCAGTAATACGGCTCTTTATTTTATAGGTGGACTTCTGAGGCATGCGCGTGCTCTTAGTGCCTTTGTAAATCCTTCTACAAATTCCTATAAGAGGCTTTACTCAGGTTTTGAAGCTCCTGTTGCCATCACTTATGCACTGGCTAACAGAACAGCAGCGGTCAGAATTCCAGGTTATGCAAAGGGAAAGGATGTAGACATTGAATACAGGCCTCCTGATGCGACAATGAATACCTATCTTGGGATTGCTGCGATTATTCTTGCAGGTTTGGATGGCATAAGGAATAAATTAGATCCTGGAGAGCCTTTTGAAGGGAAAGTGGACATGGAATCTGTTAAGTCTGGAAGGGTTCAGCTTCTCCCGTCTAATTTAAAAGAAGCCTTGGATGCCCTTAAAGAAGATCACCAGTTTTTGACTGTGGACGGAGTTTTTACGGAGGATTTGATCACCAAATGGGTAGATTTGAAGATGGAAGAGTATAATAGGATTAATCTTTTGCCTCATCCGCAGGAATATGTAGATCATTTCTAA
- a CDS encoding ferredoxin family protein, whose product MSQGIKLDPKFATWKGVPREEIEWFPTIDHEKCVGCGMCVVSCGRNVFDYDTVRRKAIVARPLNCMVGCTSCEVWCIYGAISFPDRDIVKEIIRKRQVLVRVKKELEEKLKNNS is encoded by the coding sequence ATGAGCCAAGGAATTAAGCTCGACCCTAAATTTGCTACCTGGAAGGGCGTTCCAAGGGAGGAAATTGAATGGTTTCCAACGATTGACCATGAGAAATGTGTTGGATGTGGAATGTGCGTTGTGTCTTGTGGAAGAAATGTTTTTGATTACGATACCGTAAGGAGAAAGGCTATTGTTGCAAGACCATTAAATTGTATGGTGGGGTGTACTTCTTGTGAAGTATGGTGTATTTACGGTGCCATTTCTTTTCCTGATAGGGATATCGTTAAGGAAATCATCAGGAAAAGGCAGGTACTGGTTAGGGTGAAAAAAGAGCTTGAAGAAAAACTTAAAAACAACAGTTAA
- a CDS encoding SLC13 family permease translates to MNLTVVIFFTTYFLILIFRKHQLLAAWAGVLALLLLKLLPLKYALFSINPNVLAIFIATSIITALLYEVGFIDYVAIRTINFIAKKTKDPLRLRLYVMLALVALTGLISSFMENVATILLLYPVGLEVSKKLKVNPSNLLIGMSVAANLEGSALLIGDSPSILTAMFANMDFFDFFFLKAMNYRPSLFFAVQLGFISGLLVLFLLFRLSFKRIEHSDFSEFVEEKGLKSRTPIFFFAGYVLALVFSSFIQNKPANYIVYICAFFIVISVVWTLAFYRRRVNEEIDLLKHIDFQTFFFLIAIFILVGSLSYSGFIKNLANWFVSISKNLGSNPVLAGYILIVVVSMVVSAFVDNIPYTMAMLPVAKLMADSFGVNMYLFIFGMLLGTTIGGNITPIGSLSNVTILGVLKRNNYEHNFWTFAKIGLPFTLFSLAVSSGFVYLIYR, encoded by the coding sequence ATGAATTTAACGGTGGTCATTTTTTTTACAACCTATTTTTTAATTCTCATTTTCAGAAAGCATCAGCTTTTAGCCGCATGGGCGGGGGTTCTGGCACTGCTGCTTTTAAAGCTACTGCCTTTGAAATATGCATTATTTTCCATAAATCCAAATGTCCTTGCGATTTTTATTGCCACAAGTATAATTACTGCTCTTCTTTATGAAGTTGGCTTTATTGATTACGTGGCAATCCGAACCATCAATTTCATTGCAAAAAAGACCAAGGATCCCTTAAGACTTCGACTTTATGTCATGCTTGCTCTTGTTGCCCTCACGGGATTGATTTCGAGCTTTATGGAGAACGTGGCAACGATTTTACTTCTTTATCCAGTGGGCCTTGAGGTCAGCAAAAAACTAAAAGTGAATCCTTCTAATCTTCTCATAGGAATGTCAGTAGCTGCGAACCTTGAGGGATCCGCCCTACTTATTGGTGATTCTCCATCAATTCTTACTGCGATGTTCGCTAACATGGATTTCTTTGATTTTTTCTTTTTAAAGGCAATGAATTATAGACCATCGCTTTTCTTTGCGGTTCAGTTGGGATTCATCTCTGGCCTTTTGGTGCTTTTTCTTCTTTTTAGGTTAAGCTTCAAGAGGATAGAACATTCAGATTTCAGCGAATTTGTTGAAGAAAAAGGTTTAAAGTCTCGAACACCAATTTTCTTTTTTGCCGGGTATGTTCTTGCTCTCGTTTTTAGTTCATTTATACAAAATAAACCGGCTAACTATATTGTTTATATTTGCGCTTTTTTCATTGTAATTTCCGTTGTTTGGACTCTTGCTTTTTACCGTAGAAGAGTTAATGAGGAGATTGATCTTTTGAAACATATTGATTTTCAGACCTTCTTTTTCCTTATAGCGATATTTATTCTTGTGGGGTCTTTGAGTTACAGCGGTTTTATAAAAAATCTTGCAAACTGGTTCGTTTCAATCTCAAAAAACCTTGGTTCAAATCCGGTTCTTGCAGGCTATATTTTAATTGTAGTAGTGTCAATGGTTGTTTCAGCCTTTGTAGATAATATTCCCTACACGATGGCGATGCTTCCTGTTGCAAAGTTGATGGCAGACTCCTTTGGTGTAAATATGTATCTATTCATTTTTGGAATGTTACTGGGGACCACCATAGGCGGTAATATCACACCGATTGGTTCTCTCTCTAATGTGACCATTCTGGGTGTTTTAAAGAGAAATAATTATGAACACAACTTCTGGACTTTCGCAAAGATAGGACTTCCCTTTACGTTGTTTTCTTTGGCAGTGAGTAGTGGGTTTGTATATTTGATTTATCGGTAG
- the murI gene encoding glutamate racemase: MNEATNKKPIGVFDSGIGGLTVVREIRKLLPKEDIVYLGDSARVPYGNKSVETIRKFGFQDANFLVKMGVKLIVVACNTVSSVALGYLKETFKDVPFFGVVEPGVKVAIKETRSRRVGVIGTIATVKSEAHKKIFPEGYEVIGKACPLFVPLAEEGMTSGPIAKSIAEHYLFELKDKVDTVILGCTHYPVLKATIKEVLGDKIVLVDPAEEVAKEVYNYLQANRLLNSEGGSLDLYLTDIPPHYESLISLFLGERANNIRKVDIENL; this comes from the coding sequence ATGAACGAAGCAACTAATAAAAAACCTATAGGAGTATTTGATTCGGGTATAGGTGGTCTTACGGTAGTTAGGGAAATAAGAAAACTTTTGCCGAAGGAAGATATCGTTTACCTTGGTGATTCCGCGCGGGTACCTTATGGAAATAAATCGGTGGAGACGATAAGGAAATTTGGCTTTCAAGATGCAAATTTTCTTGTAAAGATGGGTGTAAAGCTTATCGTCGTTGCGTGTAATACGGTTTCAAGCGTGGCATTGGGTTATTTAAAAGAAACTTTTAAGGATGTCCCTTTTTTTGGAGTTGTGGAGCCCGGTGTTAAGGTCGCAATTAAAGAAACCAGGAGTAGGAGAGTTGGAGTGATTGGAACAATTGCAACAGTGAAAAGTGAGGCCCACAAAAAAATTTTTCCTGAAGGCTATGAAGTCATCGGTAAGGCTTGTCCTCTTTTCGTTCCGCTTGCTGAGGAAGGAATGACATCTGGACCGATAGCAAAAAGTATTGCTGAACATTATCTTTTTGAATTAAAGGATAAGGTGGATACCGTAATACTTGGGTGTACACATTATCCCGTGTTGAAAGCTACAATTAAAGAGGTGTTGGGAGATAAAATAGTACTCGTTGACCCTGCTGAAGAAGTTGCAAAGGAAGTTTATAATTACTTGCAGGCAAATAGGCTTTTAAATAGTGAGGGTGGAAGCTTGGATTTATACTTAACCGATATTCCACCTCACTATGAAAGTCTTATTAGCCTTTTTCTGGGCGAAAGGGCGAATAACATTAGAAAGGTTGACATTGAAAATCTATAA
- a CDS encoding N-acetylmuramoyl-L-alanine amidase, translating into MWSIFLQVLLAFETVKFNPLNIGGVDFIPYRDVVNFIKCKSFVSDSVIELHSAAKKARLNIEKKKAWLGNDTIPLENVYIDDSAVFLDAETWAYILTWFSEAQTYYWDYKNKRYIISKYPPSVKSFVLDGDSLRIDHNKDLSPLVFQSGDTVYIFIKSGFYSGLASRKIYGEFVKTVRIRHTSEGVTFLITLNDGVKYSVSKRPMSLVLTFQESVPTEVGTPQVPVVSEKMEAQSEKTYERKIRVVVIDPGHGGHDPGAVANGVKEKEVVLEIARKVKKRLEKLGIKVILTRNGDYFVTLGERARIAQRNKADLFVSIHCNYAPRSSKARGIETYFLSEARTEWERSVAAFENSVIKYEVDKKADNGDILTMILGDMAQYEFLKESQDLAYFVQESLVNLGGSIDRGVKQAGFYVLQGVYAPSVLVEVGFLTNRDEARRLKDYRYQEKIAEAIVDGIIKFKIAYERSN; encoded by the coding sequence GTGTGGAGTATTTTCTTACAGGTTTTGTTAGCCTTTGAAACGGTAAAATTCAACCCACTAAATATTGGTGGTGTTGATTTTATCCCTTATAGAGATGTTGTTAACTTTATTAAATGTAAGTCCTTTGTGTCAGATTCTGTTATTGAGCTTCATTCAGCTGCTAAGAAAGCCAGGTTAAATATAGAGAAGAAAAAAGCCTGGCTTGGAAATGATACTATACCCCTCGAGAATGTTTATATTGATGACAGCGCGGTTTTTCTTGATGCAGAAACATGGGCTTATATTTTAACCTGGTTTTCTGAGGCTCAAACCTACTACTGGGATTATAAAAACAAGCGCTATATTATTTCGAAATATCCGCCAAGCGTTAAGAGTTTTGTTCTTGATGGGGATTCGTTGAGAATTGATCATAATAAAGACCTTTCACCCCTTGTTTTTCAAAGTGGTGATACGGTTTACATTTTCATAAAAAGCGGTTTTTACAGCGGCTTGGCAAGCAGAAAGATATATGGGGAGTTTGTTAAAACTGTTCGTATAAGGCACACTTCTGAGGGTGTCACCTTTCTTATAACTCTTAATGATGGTGTGAAGTATTCCGTTTCAAAAAGGCCTATGTCACTGGTTTTGACTTTCCAGGAAAGCGTTCCAACAGAAGTTGGCACTCCTCAAGTTCCTGTTGTTTCTGAAAAAATGGAAGCTCAGTCAGAGAAAACCTATGAAAGAAAAATCAGAGTCGTAGTAATAGACCCTGGACACGGTGGACATGACCCGGGGGCGGTGGCAAATGGAGTTAAAGAAAAAGAAGTAGTTTTGGAGATTGCAAGAAAGGTGAAGAAGAGGCTTGAAAAGCTGGGGATTAAGGTTATTTTAACGAGAAATGGCGATTATTTTGTGACGTTGGGAGAAAGGGCACGGATTGCCCAGAGAAACAAGGCAGACCTTTTTGTTTCGATTCACTGTAATTACGCACCTCGAAGTAGTAAGGCACGGGGCATTGAAACTTACTTCCTTTCCGAAGCCAGAACCGAATGGGAAAGATCTGTGGCCGCCTTTGAAAACTCAGTTATCAAGTATGAAGTTGATAAAAAAGCCGATAATGGTGATATTTTGACCATGATCCTTGGAGATATGGCACAATATGAGTTTTTGAAAGAATCGCAGGATCTTGCTTATTTCGTGCAGGAGTCACTTGTGAACCTTGGTGGTAGCATTGATAGGGGGGTCAAACAGGCCGGATTTTATGTTTTGCAAGGAGTTTATGCACCCTCTGTTCTCGTTGAGGTAGGCTTTTTAACCAATAGAGATGAAGCGAGAAGGCTGAAGGATTACAGGTATCAGGAAAAAATTGCAGAGGCTATAGTCGACGGTATAATAAAGTTTAAAATTGCCTATGAACGAAGCAACTAA
- a CDS encoding AAA family ATPase, which produces MENKKVQEILNFAKSLAEGRKDFVVDTDHLLLALFKVKEDNPFRKWLLEHEVNPDAAEREIEKIISNLQNQISKITDSFKEALLSKQGELSERHGVSFAKSIMEAFLDHLITQLEKEAKGERERDFATLRVRRWVPTRSRTFSILEDFFSDFFEEFFPQESTGNWVMREETIRVPRSFVNKIREVCRQHSLDEESTNKVIYDLTDMEDRMQSTLVDLYHNGIDSRRIVLRLKYEINGKSPEVKNSFYLEKILKDAEKDGEITISGIIDALKNNTSSVGGFYLSQLLQSLQNIRRENMKDVKSELQEIEKPDLEKYTVDLTKLAKEGKLDPVIGREQEIEQMIEILSRRQKNNPVLVGKAGVGKTAIVEGLAQKIVKGEVPELLKNKRILQLDMAGLLAGTRYRGDFEERLKNVINGVKEAGNVILFIDEIHNIVGAGRAEGAMDAGNILKPALARGEFQVIGATTPEEYRKYIEKDPALERRFQPIWVEEPDIESTIQILKGLKPKYEEHHQVQISDEAIEAAVKLSHRYVQDRNLPDKAIDVLDQACARKAIKVKGETADKSKIESLEAKIKELEEKAEKLDKEGKIEEWEKVIDELKKVKKELQKAKSQQKETTKPVVTYEDVAEVISRWTGIPVSKMMEEEKDKLLNMESYLHKRVVAQDEAITAVSESIRRARAGISDPRRPLGTFLFLGPTGVGKTELAKTLAEFLFGNEDALIRLDMSEFKEEHSIAKLIGAPPGYVGYEEGGKLTEAVRRKPYSVILLDEIEKAHPRVFDLFLQVLDDGRLTDSQGRTVSFRNTVIIMTSNIGSEYLREVSNKFNAKYDKILSEMQALEEKKKENLIDEEYYKKEIERLSKEREQLEKEFEEDFNKAKELVLESVHRYFRPEFLNRIDEIVVFHPLKWDQILSIVDILIDNLRKRLEERNIKLKLSDTARSLIARKGFDVTMGARPLKRLIQKEIENKLSSMLLKNEFKDGDTILIDAAGNEFEIKKLDKEE; this is translated from the coding sequence ATGGAAAATAAAAAGGTGCAAGAAATTTTAAATTTTGCAAAGTCATTGGCAGAAGGGCGTAAAGACTTCGTTGTTGATACAGACCATCTTCTGCTTGCGCTATTTAAAGTCAAAGAAGATAACCCCTTTAGAAAATGGCTTTTGGAGCACGAAGTTAACCCCGATGCCGCGGAAAGGGAAATTGAGAAAATCATATCGAATCTTCAGAACCAGATCTCGAAAATCACCGATTCCTTTAAAGAAGCTTTGCTCTCAAAGCAAGGGGAATTATCAGAAAGGCACGGAGTCTCCTTCGCTAAATCAATAATGGAAGCCTTCCTCGATCACCTTATCACTCAGCTTGAAAAAGAAGCCAAAGGTGAACGGGAAAGGGACTTCGCTACTCTTAGAGTGAGGAGGTGGGTCCCAACAAGGTCAAGGACTTTTTCAATATTGGAAGATTTCTTTTCAGACTTCTTTGAGGAATTTTTCCCACAAGAATCGACAGGAAACTGGGTGATGCGAGAAGAGACTATCAGAGTGCCTAGGTCTTTCGTTAATAAAATTCGCGAAGTTTGTAGACAACACTCCTTAGACGAAGAATCCACTAATAAAGTCATATATGACCTTACCGACATGGAAGACAGAATGCAGTCAACACTCGTAGACCTCTATCATAATGGCATTGACTCAAGGAGAATAGTTTTAAGACTGAAATACGAGATCAATGGCAAAAGTCCGGAAGTGAAGAACTCTTTTTACCTCGAAAAAATCCTAAAGGACGCAGAGAAAGACGGTGAAATTACCATCTCAGGCATAATAGACGCTCTTAAAAACAACACTTCCAGCGTGGGAGGTTTTTATCTCTCACAGCTTTTGCAATCATTACAAAATATTAGGAGGGAAAATATGAAAGATGTTAAAAGTGAACTTCAGGAAATAGAAAAACCGGATCTGGAAAAGTACACGGTTGATTTAACCAAACTTGCCAAAGAAGGGAAACTTGACCCCGTCATAGGAAGGGAGCAGGAAATTGAACAGATGATAGAAATACTATCAAGAAGGCAGAAAAACAATCCTGTTTTAGTGGGTAAAGCAGGAGTTGGAAAAACCGCAATTGTTGAGGGACTCGCTCAAAAAATTGTTAAAGGTGAAGTTCCAGAACTGCTTAAAAACAAGAGGATTCTTCAGCTTGACATGGCGGGTTTACTCGCAGGCACAAGGTATAGGGGCGACTTTGAGGAGAGACTCAAAAACGTTATTAACGGGGTAAAAGAAGCTGGAAATGTAATATTGTTTATCGACGAAATCCACAATATCGTCGGCGCTGGAAGAGCCGAAGGTGCCATGGATGCCGGCAATATCCTTAAGCCAGCCTTGGCCCGTGGTGAATTCCAGGTCATAGGGGCGACTACCCCGGAAGAATACAGAAAATACATTGAAAAAGATCCAGCCCTTGAAAGGAGATTCCAGCCCATTTGGGTTGAGGAGCCTGATATTGAAAGCACGATCCAGATCTTGAAAGGCTTGAAACCGAAATACGAAGAGCATCATCAGGTACAAATTTCAGACGAAGCTATAGAAGCTGCAGTTAAGCTTTCACACAGATATGTGCAGGACAGAAATCTTCCCGATAAGGCGATAGATGTTCTTGATCAGGCCTGTGCAAGGAAAGCTATTAAAGTAAAAGGCGAAACCGCTGACAAAAGCAAGATTGAATCTCTGGAAGCTAAAATCAAAGAGCTTGAAGAAAAAGCTGAAAAATTAGACAAAGAAGGTAAGATTGAAGAATGGGAAAAGGTCATAGATGAATTAAAGAAAGTCAAGAAAGAATTGCAGAAAGCAAAATCCCAGCAAAAGGAAACAACAAAACCAGTAGTTACTTACGAAGATGTTGCTGAGGTAATTTCTCGCTGGACAGGAATACCTGTGTCTAAGATGATGGAAGAAGAAAAAGACAAACTCCTGAACATGGAAAGCTATCTCCACAAGAGAGTAGTTGCCCAGGATGAGGCCATAACTGCAGTTTCAGAGTCCATAAGAAGAGCTAGAGCCGGAATATCTGATCCAAGAAGACCTCTCGGAACTTTCCTATTCCTTGGGCCCACTGGGGTTGGAAAAACTGAACTTGCCAAAACCCTTGCAGAATTTCTATTCGGTAACGAGGATGCACTCATAAGACTTGATATGTCAGAATTTAAGGAGGAACACTCTATTGCAAAACTTATTGGTGCTCCCCCAGGTTATGTAGGGTATGAGGAAGGTGGTAAACTTACCGAGGCGGTAAGAAGAAAACCCTATTCGGTGATTCTCCTCGACGAAATTGAAAAGGCGCATCCGAGGGTATTTGACCTATTCCTGCAAGTATTGGATGATGGACGGCTTACAGATTCCCAGGGTAGAACTGTTTCCTTCAGGAATACGGTAATCATAATGACTTCTAACATAGGAAGTGAATACCTGAGAGAAGTCTCCAACAAGTTCAATGCAAAATATGATAAAATTCTTTCTGAAATGCAGGCCCTCGAAGAAAAGAAGAAGGAGAATCTGATTGACGAAGAGTATTATAAAAAAGAAATAGAAAGACTCAGTAAAGAAAGAGAACAACTGGAAAAAGAGTTTGAAGAAGATTTTAACAAGGCAAAGGAACTCGTTCTCGAAAGTGTGCACAGATACTTCAGACCAGAATTTCTTAACCGTATCGACGAAATCGTTGTGTTCCATCCATTAAAATGGGACCAGATACTATCCATTGTGGACATCCTCATCGACAATTTGAGAAAGAGACTTGAAGAAAGGAACATTAAACTAAAGCTGAGTGATACTGCCCGTTCCTTGATTGCAAGGAAGGGATTTGACGTAACGATGGGCGCAAGACCACTCAAGAGGCTGATTCAGAAAGAAATAGAAAACAAACTCTCCAGTATGCTTCTAAAGAACGAATTTAAAGATGGCGATACGATCCTAATTGACGCCGCAGGAAACGAATTTGAAATCAAAAAATTAGATAAGGAAGAGTAA
- a CDS encoding permease, with protein sequence MEFLLKILEGGIYAIIDYIGKHTITCLVPAFFLAGAMVTFVNKNKVLQYLGSTSHKALAYILAIVGSFLIAACSCTVIPVASGLYFAGATIGVAFIILWVAPAANVLALAYTGSILGAKMAGVRILAAVLVAVLVGLVMDLVFGKEIRDVPQAPKHVADEPLLSLKHLILMVLVLFSLLMPNYLVRTGPYIYKVLVFLAFASVVVVYSLFTLKSEEVKIWLSETWWFVKIIFPLMLLGVFIVGIVGVLLPHEVVTKLVGKNNASSSFFATLFGAISYFATMTEAPFVDKLMKLGMAKGPALALLLTGPGLSLPNWIAIARVFGVKKALLYVPLIVLLGTFLGVIFGKYIL encoded by the coding sequence ATGGAATTTCTTCTAAAGATTTTGGAAGGTGGGATTTATGCAATAATTGATTATATTGGAAAACATACAATTACATGCCTTGTTCCTGCCTTTTTCCTTGCGGGAGCGATGGTTACCTTCGTGAATAAGAACAAGGTATTACAATATTTAGGCTCTACATCTCATAAAGCTCTCGCATATATTCTTGCCATTGTCGGAAGTTTTTTAATCGCAGCGTGCTCTTGTACCGTAATTCCCGTTGCCAGTGGACTCTACTTCGCAGGTGCAACAATAGGTGTTGCATTTATCATTCTGTGGGTTGCACCGGCTGCCAACGTCCTTGCCCTTGCTTACACCGGTTCTATTCTTGGCGCTAAGATGGCGGGGGTTAGAATACTCGCAGCGGTGCTTGTAGCAGTTTTAGTGGGATTAGTTATGGATCTTGTCTTTGGTAAGGAAATACGAGATGTTCCTCAAGCACCCAAGCATGTTGCAGATGAGCCACTACTTAGTTTAAAGCATCTAATTTTGATGGTACTTGTACTTTTTTCTCTTCTTATGCCAAATTATCTTGTGAGGACTGGCCCATATATCTATAAAGTGCTGGTATTTTTAGCTTTTGCATCAGTCGTTGTAGTTTATTCTTTATTCACACTAAAGTCAGAAGAGGTTAAGATCTGGTTATCGGAGACGTGGTGGTTTGTAAAAATCATATTTCCCCTAATGTTACTGGGTGTTTTCATCGTTGGGATTGTGGGGGTTTTGTTGCCTCATGAGGTTGTTACCAAATTGGTCGGGAAGAATAATGCAAGCTCTTCCTTCTTCGCTACTTTGTTTGGAGCCATTTCCTATTTTGCCACTATGACGGAAGCGCCTTTTGTTGATAAATTAATGAAGCTTGGAATGGCAAAGGGGCCTGCGCTGGCTCTTTTGCTCACGGGTCCTGGGCTTTCTCTTCCTAACTGGATTGCCATTGCAAGAGTATTTGGAGTTAAGAAAGCTCTCCTTTATGTCCCATTGATAGTATTGCTTGGAACATTTTTGGGGGTTATTTTTGGAAAATATATACTGTAA
- a CDS encoding metalloregulator ArsR/SmtB family transcription factor, translated as MRKYADILKVLGDPKRLKLFTLLAKKGDKFYVCELADSIEDTHYNTSRHLNELRKAGLVEEQKIGRGVMYYIPEFEDPFFNLLVELIKSIPDEAVGREMELLEKRVSFRGEDQRCVLKIDHDWKSENLEDKRR; from the coding sequence ATGCGCAAATATGCAGATATATTAAAAGTCCTCGGAGACCCCAAAAGGCTCAAGTTATTTACACTTTTAGCCAAAAAGGGAGATAAATTTTATGTATGTGAACTTGCTGATTCTATCGAAGATACACACTATAATACATCAAGACACCTTAATGAGCTTCGCAAAGCTGGACTTGTTGAAGAACAAAAGATAGGTAGAGGCGTCATGTATTACATTCCAGAGTTTGAAGATCCGTTTTTTAATCTGCTTGTAGAATTGATAAAGAGTATCCCAGATGAGGCTGTTGGGCGAGAAATGGAACTCTTGGAGAAGAGAGTATCCTTCCGCGGGGAAGATCAAAGATGTGTCTTAAAAATTGACCATGATTGGAAATCAGAAAATTTAGAGGATAAAAGGAGGTAA